In the Mangifera indica cultivar Alphonso unplaced genomic scaffold, CATAS_Mindica_2.1 Un_0040, whole genome shotgun sequence genome, one interval contains:
- the LOC123206521 gene encoding bidirectional sugar transporter SWEET5-like, translating into MAIDRGTLTTLAGICGNIISFGLFLSPLPTLIRICKQKAVHAFKPDPYLATTLNCIMWLFYGLPLVTKDNLLVITINAAGLIMELGYVTIFFIYSPWAKRRRITYVLIFEVVFAAVVVFVTLFFFHSLKDRAMIVGIVCIVFNVIMYTSPLTVMKMVIKTKSVKYMPFTLSLANFVNGCIWSLYAILKRDTYVLIPNALGTLSGVVQLVMYAVYYKTTNWDEDDEEDTPQEVQLSNKA; encoded by the exons ATGGCGATCGATAGAGGGACCCTTACAACCCTTGCAGGCATTTGCG GAAACATCATCTCTTTCGGCTTGTTTCTTTCCCCACT CCCAACACTGATCAGAATATGCAAGCAAAAAGCAGTTCATGCGTTCAAGCCTGATCCATACTTGGCTACCACTCTGAATTGCATCATGTGGTTGTTCTACGGGCTACCCCTTGTCACAAAGGACAACCTgttggttattaccatcaatGCTGCAGGTCTTATAATGGAGTTGGGCTATGTCACCATCTTCTTCATCTATTCTCCCTGGGCAAAGCGC AGGAGAATTACGTATGTTCTTATCTTTGAGGTGGTGTTCGCGGCCGTTGTGGTTTTCGTCACCCTGTTTTTCTTCCATTCTCTTAAAGATAGAGCCATGATTGTGGGCATTGTGTGCATTGTCTTCAATGTAATTATGTACACTTCTCCTCTAACTGTCATG AAAATGGTGATCAAGACAAAGAGCGTCAAGTACATGCCTTTTACTCTCTCATTAGCTAACTTTGTCAATGGCTGCATCTGGAGTCTTTATGCAATTCTTAAACGTGATACATATGTCTTG ATACCCAATGCTTTAGGAACATTATCTGGTGTAGTGCAGCTAGTGATGTACGCAGTTTactataaaacaacaaattggGACgaggatgatgaagaagataCACCACAAGAAGTCCAACTCTCCAATAAAGCTTGA